The DNA region TCGACGGCCTGCTGGCCCTCTACCGCGCCACGCTGATGCCGGACTGGCCGACGATCTCCGAGCGGCTGCAGCGCGACGTGTCGATGCGCCGGCGCCAGATCCAGCAGCACGGGACGCTGCCGATGCTCACGAATCTGCACTCTGATATCACCTGGCGGCCCCGTACGGAGCCCGGCGGCCCCGGCCCGGGGCTCATCCTGGCCCCGTGCCTGTTCGGCCAGCAGCGGGCCCACTGCGGCCCCGGCGCCGACGGCACCCAGGTGGTGGTCTACCCGACCGCCGAGCTGGAGGAGTCCTACGCCGCCCCCGACGACCACCTCGCGGCGCTGCTCGGCGCGGGACGCGCGGCGGTGCTGCGGAGCCTGGCGTCCCCGGCCTCGACCACCGGGCTGGCCCGGCGCCTGGGGATATCGGCGCCGATGGCCTCGACGCACGCCACGCTGCTGCGCAACGCGGGCCTGGTCTCGACGGCCCGGGACGGCAAGAGCGTGCGGCACGAGCTCACCGCGGTCGGACGGCAGCTGGTCGAGCTGAACCCGCAGACCGCCACCACGTTCTGAGCCGCGACCAGCAAGCGCCAAGCGTTGACCGCTGAGCCCTGAAGCCAACGAACACCTCAGCGCTTGATCCCCACCCCGACCAGCCCCCAGATCTCCTCCCAGTCCTCGCGCAGCTCGCCGTCCGGCCGCCACAGCGGCCGCGGCACCACGCCGGGCTCGATGATCTCGGTCCCGGTGAACAGGGCCCTGATCTCGGCCTCGTCGCGCATGTACATCTTCGACGTCGCCTGGTCCCAGGCCCGCACCGCCGCCTCGGCCTGCACCGGGCGGCCGCCGTCGGTGATGTGCGAGACCACCAGGGCGCTGCCGGACGGGACCGCGGCCAGGAACTCCGCCACGATGCGGTGCGGGTCCTCCTCCGGGGCGATGAAGTGCAGCAGCGAGTTCATCACGATCGCCACCGGCTGCTCCAGGTCCAGCACTCGGCGCAGTTCCGGGTCGGCCAGCACCTCGGCCGGGCGGCGGACGTCGGCCTCCACCACCGCGGTGTGCGCCGGGTCGGCGGCGGCGACCAGGGCCCGGCCGTGGACGGCGACCATCGGGTCGTAGTCCACGAACACGATGCGCGCCCGCGGGTGCGCCCGGCGGGCCACGTCGCCGATGTTGTCGGTGCCGGGCAGACCGCTGCCCAGGTCGAGAAACTGGGTGATGCCGGAGGCGGCCAGGAACCGGGTCGCGCGGTTGAGGAACGCACGGTTCTCCTGGAGGATCTCGCGGGCCTGCGGCACATGCCGCAGCGCGGTCTCGGCGGCCTCGCGGTCCACGTCGAAGTAGTGCATGCCGCCGAGCAGGTACTCGTAGATGCGCGCGGTGTGGGCCTTCGTCGTGTCCAGTTCCGGCGGGACCCAGCCCGGGATCAGCGTGGCGTCGATGCTCTCGACGGCGTCCGCCGAGGTCACGGCGGACCGGGGAAATCCGCCGGTGTTCGAGGCCTGATGTTCGTCAACCACCTGCGAGAGCCTAGCGGAGATATCTCTGAGCCGGTTCTTAGGAAAAAGGGCGGGGATCGGGCCTTGACAGGCGGTGACTTTTCAGCTCCGGGACGCCTGTCATTGTCCCGATACGTCTTGGACCCCGCTCGTACGTCGTAATGTCGCCCCGCAGCTGGTAGAAATTTTGGTCATGTCGAAGAATGCCAGGGCCCGACGAGTCCGCCGCCGCCTGATAGCCGGGATGGCGGTGTCCACCATGGTCAGCGCGGCCTCGATGGCGGCCACCGTCAGCGCACAGGCCGACACGGCCCCGTCCGGTGGTCAGTCGCCCGTGGCTGCTCCGTCGACGTCGTCGAGCCAGCCCAGCCAGCCGGATCCGACGTCGGCCGCGACGAGCACGGCGCCGACGCCCACGCCGACCCCCACTCCGACGCCGACCCCGACGCCCACCCCGACGCCGACTCCGACGCCCCCGAGCACGACGCCGCCGACGTCGTCGGCGCCGCCCCCGACCTCGGACCCGACGCAGCTGCCGCCCACGCCGACCGCGCCGCCGCCGACCACCCCGACCCCGGCCCCGCCCGTGCCGTCGAAGGCGCCGCCGACGCCGGCGCCCAGCAAGGCCACGCCGGGCCAGCCGGTCCAACCGGGCCAGCCGATCCAGCCGGCCCCGCCGACGCCGAACCCGGCGCCCTACATCCCGCCGCCGGACCCGGTGCCGGTGCCGACGCACCCGCCGGCGGGCGCGGGCCAGTTCGACAACTCCCTGATCGCCACCACCGCGCTGGCCTACGTCGGCCGCTGGGGCGGCCAGGCCTGCGTGGACGCCAACCGCTTCCGCTCCGGCCAGTGCCGCGAGTTCGTGGACTGCGTGGTGTCGCTGGCCAGCGGCGGGAAGATCTGGCCGGTGGACCCGGGCGGGAACTACCAGGTCGGGTTCAGCGCGGCCGGCGCGGTGCCGGTGGCGCCGGCCGCGGCCGTCGAGGGCGACATCATCCAGATCGGCGACCACGACGACTCCAACCCGCTGCACACCGCGATCGTGCTGACCAACCACGGCGACGGCACGTACACCGTCGTGGACTCGAACTGGGTCGGCGAGCCGCTGATCAAGGAACTGGTCGGCGTGCACGACTGGACCCCGCCGGCGGCCGCGCAGTTCTGGCGCCTGGGCGCGGTCAACCCGAACAACCCCGGCTGGAAGATGCCGAAGAACGGCGTCACCGGCGGCTACGACCTGAGCGGCTACCAGCCCCCGGACACCGCGATCAACCCGGCCCCGCCGGCCCCGACCGCGAGCACGAACACCGTGAACGGCCTGGCGTCCGGGACGATCACGGTGCGCTCGGCCGACGCCGACCCGACGCACCCCGCGGTCCGCATGCAGTACTGGATCGACGGCAAGTCCGCGCAGGCCATCGACAACGCCCCCGGCGGCGCGCTGCTGCCGCTGGACACCACGACGCTGACCGACGGCCCGCACGTGATCACCACCCAGGCGATGGCCGACGACGGCGCCATCTCGCAGCTGTCGGCCCCGGTCACCATCAACGTCACCAACCACCAGCTGACCGTCGCCGTCGCCGCGCCGAACGCGCCGCTGCTGTCCGGCACGGTGCCGCTGGGCATCGGCGCGGCCCCGGCCTCGGACCTGGCCACCGAGACGCTGACGCTGGACGGCGTGGCCATGGCCGAGCCGATGACCACCAGCAACCAGCTGAACCTGGACACCACGACCCTGACCGCCGGCCAGCACCAGATCAAGGTCGCGGTGACCAACCGCGAGGGCAAGACGGTGACCTGGGGACCGGTGATCGTGACCGTCACCGGCGCGGCCACCGGACCGCGGGCCGTGCTGCCCTCGGCCACCGCCGGGCACGCCGACCTGGTCGCGGTCGACGCGACCGGCCGGCTGCTGCGGTACCCGTGGATCGGCGACGGGACGTTCGGCGTGCCGGTGCCGGTCGCGAACGGCTTCGCGGACGTCACCGCGCTCGTGGCGGGGCGCTTCACCGGCCCGGCCGGCGCGGTGCAGCTGCTCGCGGTGAAGAAGGACGGCAGCGCACACCTCTACGGCTTCGACGCCGCCGGCAAGGCCGTGGATCAGGGTGCTGTCAGCGGGGCGAAGTGGAACACCTTCCCGCGGCTGTTCGCCGGGGCGTTCACCAGGGCCGGGCACGACGACCTGATCGGGATCGACGGCGCCGGGCACGCGCAGCTGATCACGCTCACGGTGCCGGCGGCGGGGACTCCGGCGGCGCCGGCCACGCCCGCGACGCCCGCCGCGACCACCCCGCCCGGCTCGCTGCCCGGCGCCGGTACCACGACCCTTCCGGGTGCCGACGTCATGCCGCTGTCCGGCCCCGGTGCCGATCACACGGTAGTGCCGGCCGCCGCGACCGCGCCGAAGCCCGCCATCACCGCCGCACTGAAGGCGCTGCCGCAGAACCCGACGCTCGCCGCGGCGGTGGCGATCGAGGCCGCACCGGGCGCCGGCGGGATCGACGAGCTGCTGTCCACGGACGGCACCGGCGCGGTCGCCGCGTTCACGTTCACCGCGCAGGGATTCGTGCCGGTGAAGACCGCGCCCGGCGCACCGGCCCTCCCGGCCCTGAAGCTGCCGGCCCCGGTCACCACGCCGGTGGACGGCACGTTCGTCGGGAGCGAGGCGCAGATCCTGGTCACCGGGGC from Catenulispora sp. EB89 includes:
- a CDS encoding winged helix-turn-helix domain-containing protein, whose amino-acid sequence is METIDYGTGELGRVRFVLSPLGHLIHGVHDGPCSRESPWRQRWWPRARRQVSLGSGRLVPLINRAHPDAPAFLPLAIAGDGDGAATPTFEQELDRLRATPPHLLGYRLATTPVRTDDSDRLIRGLRNQEDASLRAVVDGLLALYRATLMPDWPTISERLQRDVSMRRRQIQQHGTLPMLTNLHSDITWRPRTEPGGPGPGLILAPCLFGQQRAHCGPGADGTQVVVYPTAELEESYAAPDDHLAALLGAGRAAVLRSLASPASTTGLARRLGISAPMASTHATLLRNAGLVSTARDGKSVRHELTAVGRQLVELNPQTATTF
- a CDS encoding SAM-dependent methyltransferase; the protein is MVDEHQASNTGGFPRSAVTSADAVESIDATLIPGWVPPELDTTKAHTARIYEYLLGGMHYFDVDREAAETALRHVPQAREILQENRAFLNRATRFLAASGITQFLDLGSGLPGTDNIGDVARRAHPRARIVFVDYDPMVAVHGRALVAAADPAHTAVVEADVRRPAEVLADPELRRVLDLEQPVAIVMNSLLHFIAPEEDPHRIVAEFLAAVPSGSALVVSHITDGGRPVQAEAAVRAWDQATSKMYMRDEAEIRALFTGTEIIEPGVVPRPLWRPDGELREDWEEIWGLVGVGIKR